Proteins from one Oncorhynchus gorbuscha isolate QuinsamMale2020 ecotype Even-year linkage group LG18, OgorEven_v1.0, whole genome shotgun sequence genomic window:
- the LOC124002915 gene encoding phosphatidylinositol 5-phosphate 4-kinase type-2 beta isoform X3 has protein sequence MSSNCTSVAPINELSNVPVPVMLMPDDFKAYSKIKVDNHLFNKENLPSRFKFKEYCPMVFRNLRERFCIDDQDYQNSLTRSAPLNSDSQGRFGNRFLSSYDHRFVIKTVSSEDIAEMHNILKKYHQFIVECHGSTLLPQFLGMYRLTVDGVETYMVVTRNVFSHRLTVHRKYDLKGSTVSREASDKEKLGHVRLLSMLRRGGSQKGAKELPTFKDNDFLNEGQKLQIGDDNKKYFLEKLKRDVEFLATLKIMDYSLLVGIHDVDRAEQEDMEVEAGGEEEEYENDGMGGALTGSFGTPPDSPGNPLNFGGFFGPGEFDPSVDVYAIKSNDSAAKKEVYFMAIIDILTHYDAKKKAAHAAKTVKHGAGAEISTVNPEQYSKRFFEFMSNILS, from the exons ATGTCATCCAACTGTACCAGCGTTGCGCCG ATCAACGAGTTAAGTAACGTTCCTGTACCAGTAATGCTGATGCCTGATGATTTTAAAGCCTACAGTAAGATCAAAGTGGACAACCACCTATTTAACAA AGAAAACCTGCCCAGCCGCTTTAAATTCAAAGAGTACTGCCCTATGGTGTTCCGCAACCTGAGGGAGAGGTTCTGCATCGATGACCAGGATTACCAG AACTCTCTGACGAGGAGCGCCCCGCTGAACAGCGACTCCCAGGGGCGCTTTGGCAACCGCTTCCTGTCCAGCTACGACCACCGCTTCGTCATCAAGACGGTGTCCAGCGAAGACATCGCCGAGATGCACAACATCCTCAAGAAGTACCACCAG TTCATAGTGGAGTGTCATGGCAGCACTCTGCTCCCTCAGTTCCTGGGCATGTACCGGCTAACAGTGGACGGGGTTGAGACGTACATGGTGGTGACCCGTAATGTATTCAGCCACCGTCTCACCGTGCACCGCAAGTACGACCTGAAG GGTTCCACAGTCTCAAGGGAAGCCAGTGACAAAGAGAAG TTGGGCCATGTCCGACTGCTGTCTATGCTGCGCAGAGGGGGCAGTCAAAAGGGG GCCAAGGAACTCCCCACTTTTAAGGACAACGACTTTCTGAACGAGGGCCAGAAGCTGCAGATAGGAGATGACAACAAGAAGTACTTCTTGGAGAAACTAAAGCGCGACGTAGAG TTCCTAGCCACTCTAAAGATCATGGACTACAGTCTACTGGTGGGGATCCATGATGTGGACCGGGCAGAGCAGGAGGACATGGAGgtggaggcaggaggagaggaggaggagtacgaGAACGATGGGATGGGAGGAGCACTCACCGGCTCCTTCGGCACCCCTCCAGACAGCCCTGGGAACCCCCTCAACTTTGGCGGGTTCTTTGGCCCTGGCGAGTTCGACCCCTCCGTGGACGTCTACGCAATCAAGAGCAACGATA GTGCTGCGAAGAAAGAAGTGTACTTCATGGCTATCATCGACATCCTCACGCACTACGACGCTAAGAAAAAAGCTGCACATGCTGCCAAAACTGTGAAACATGGG GCTGGGGCAGAGATCTCCACCGTAAACCCAGAGCAGTACTCCAAAAGATTCTTTGAGTTCATGTCCAACATCCTGTCATAG
- the LOC124002915 gene encoding phosphatidylinositol 5-phosphate 4-kinase type-2 beta isoform X1, with translation MSSNCTSVAPVSASKTKTKKKHFIGQKVKLFRASEPILSVLMWGVNHTINELSNVPVPVMLMPDDFKAYSKIKVDNHLFNKENLPSRFKFKEYCPMVFRNLRERFCIDDQDYQNSLTRSAPLNSDSQGRFGNRFLSSYDHRFVIKTVSSEDIAEMHNILKKYHQFIVECHGSTLLPQFLGMYRLTVDGVETYMVVTRNVFSHRLTVHRKYDLKGSTVSREASDKEKLGHVRLLSMLRRGGSQKGAKELPTFKDNDFLNEGQKLQIGDDNKKYFLEKLKRDVEFLATLKIMDYSLLVGIHDVDRAEQEDMEVEAGGEEEEYENDGMGGALTGSFGTPPDSPGNPLNFGGFFGPGEFDPSVDVYAIKSNDSAAKKEVYFMAIIDILTHYDAKKKAAHAAKTVKHGAGAEISTVNPEQYSKRFFEFMSNILS, from the exons ATGTCATCCAACTGTACCAGCGTTGCGCCGGTGAGCGCTAGCAAAACGAAGACGAAAAAGAAACATTTTATAGGACAGAAAGTGAAATTATTCCGTGCAAGTGAGCCTATTCTCAGCGTTTTAATGTGGGGTGTCAACCATACG ATCAACGAGTTAAGTAACGTTCCTGTACCAGTAATGCTGATGCCTGATGATTTTAAAGCCTACAGTAAGATCAAAGTGGACAACCACCTATTTAACAA AGAAAACCTGCCCAGCCGCTTTAAATTCAAAGAGTACTGCCCTATGGTGTTCCGCAACCTGAGGGAGAGGTTCTGCATCGATGACCAGGATTACCAG AACTCTCTGACGAGGAGCGCCCCGCTGAACAGCGACTCCCAGGGGCGCTTTGGCAACCGCTTCCTGTCCAGCTACGACCACCGCTTCGTCATCAAGACGGTGTCCAGCGAAGACATCGCCGAGATGCACAACATCCTCAAGAAGTACCACCAG TTCATAGTGGAGTGTCATGGCAGCACTCTGCTCCCTCAGTTCCTGGGCATGTACCGGCTAACAGTGGACGGGGTTGAGACGTACATGGTGGTGACCCGTAATGTATTCAGCCACCGTCTCACCGTGCACCGCAAGTACGACCTGAAG GGTTCCACAGTCTCAAGGGAAGCCAGTGACAAAGAGAAG TTGGGCCATGTCCGACTGCTGTCTATGCTGCGCAGAGGGGGCAGTCAAAAGGGG GCCAAGGAACTCCCCACTTTTAAGGACAACGACTTTCTGAACGAGGGCCAGAAGCTGCAGATAGGAGATGACAACAAGAAGTACTTCTTGGAGAAACTAAAGCGCGACGTAGAG TTCCTAGCCACTCTAAAGATCATGGACTACAGTCTACTGGTGGGGATCCATGATGTGGACCGGGCAGAGCAGGAGGACATGGAGgtggaggcaggaggagaggaggaggagtacgaGAACGATGGGATGGGAGGAGCACTCACCGGCTCCTTCGGCACCCCTCCAGACAGCCCTGGGAACCCCCTCAACTTTGGCGGGTTCTTTGGCCCTGGCGAGTTCGACCCCTCCGTGGACGTCTACGCAATCAAGAGCAACGATA GTGCTGCGAAGAAAGAAGTGTACTTCATGGCTATCATCGACATCCTCACGCACTACGACGCTAAGAAAAAAGCTGCACATGCTGCCAAAACTGTGAAACATGGG GCTGGGGCAGAGATCTCCACCGTAAACCCAGAGCAGTACTCCAAAAGATTCTTTGAGTTCATGTCCAACATCCTGTCATAG
- the LOC124002915 gene encoding phosphatidylinositol 5-phosphate 4-kinase type-2 beta isoform X2 — MSSNCTSVAPVSASKTKTKKKHFIGQKVKLFRASEPILSVLMWGVNHTINELSNVPVPVMLMPDDFKAYSKIKVDNHLFNKENLPSRFKFKEYCPMVFRNLRERFCIDDQDYQNSLTRSAPLNSDSQGRFGNRFLSSYDHRFVIKTVSSEDIAEMHNILKKYHQFIVECHGSTLLPQFLGMYRLTVDGVETYMVVTRNVFSHRLTVHRKYDLKGSTVSREASDKEKAKELPTFKDNDFLNEGQKLQIGDDNKKYFLEKLKRDVEFLATLKIMDYSLLVGIHDVDRAEQEDMEVEAGGEEEEYENDGMGGALTGSFGTPPDSPGNPLNFGGFFGPGEFDPSVDVYAIKSNDSAAKKEVYFMAIIDILTHYDAKKKAAHAAKTVKHGAGAEISTVNPEQYSKRFFEFMSNILS; from the exons ATGTCATCCAACTGTACCAGCGTTGCGCCGGTGAGCGCTAGCAAAACGAAGACGAAAAAGAAACATTTTATAGGACAGAAAGTGAAATTATTCCGTGCAAGTGAGCCTATTCTCAGCGTTTTAATGTGGGGTGTCAACCATACG ATCAACGAGTTAAGTAACGTTCCTGTACCAGTAATGCTGATGCCTGATGATTTTAAAGCCTACAGTAAGATCAAAGTGGACAACCACCTATTTAACAA AGAAAACCTGCCCAGCCGCTTTAAATTCAAAGAGTACTGCCCTATGGTGTTCCGCAACCTGAGGGAGAGGTTCTGCATCGATGACCAGGATTACCAG AACTCTCTGACGAGGAGCGCCCCGCTGAACAGCGACTCCCAGGGGCGCTTTGGCAACCGCTTCCTGTCCAGCTACGACCACCGCTTCGTCATCAAGACGGTGTCCAGCGAAGACATCGCCGAGATGCACAACATCCTCAAGAAGTACCACCAG TTCATAGTGGAGTGTCATGGCAGCACTCTGCTCCCTCAGTTCCTGGGCATGTACCGGCTAACAGTGGACGGGGTTGAGACGTACATGGTGGTGACCCGTAATGTATTCAGCCACCGTCTCACCGTGCACCGCAAGTACGACCTGAAG GGTTCCACAGTCTCAAGGGAAGCCAGTGACAAAGAGAAG GCCAAGGAACTCCCCACTTTTAAGGACAACGACTTTCTGAACGAGGGCCAGAAGCTGCAGATAGGAGATGACAACAAGAAGTACTTCTTGGAGAAACTAAAGCGCGACGTAGAG TTCCTAGCCACTCTAAAGATCATGGACTACAGTCTACTGGTGGGGATCCATGATGTGGACCGGGCAGAGCAGGAGGACATGGAGgtggaggcaggaggagaggaggaggagtacgaGAACGATGGGATGGGAGGAGCACTCACCGGCTCCTTCGGCACCCCTCCAGACAGCCCTGGGAACCCCCTCAACTTTGGCGGGTTCTTTGGCCCTGGCGAGTTCGACCCCTCCGTGGACGTCTACGCAATCAAGAGCAACGATA GTGCTGCGAAGAAAGAAGTGTACTTCATGGCTATCATCGACATCCTCACGCACTACGACGCTAAGAAAAAAGCTGCACATGCTGCCAAAACTGTGAAACATGGG GCTGGGGCAGAGATCTCCACCGTAAACCCAGAGCAGTACTCCAAAAGATTCTTTGAGTTCATGTCCAACATCCTGTCATAG
- the LOC124002917 gene encoding proteasome subunit beta type-3-like encodes MSIMSYNGGAVMAMKGKQCVAIAADRRFGVQAQMVTTDFQKIFPMGDRLYIGLAGLATDVQTVSQRLKFRLNLYELKEGRQIKPKTFMSMVSNLLYERRFGPYYIEPVIAGLDPKTFEPFICSLDLIGCPMVTEDFVVSGTCSEQMYGMCESLWEPDMEPEDLFETISQAMLNAVDRDAVSGMGVIVQVIEKDKITTRTLKARMD; translated from the exons ATG TCTATTATGTCCTATAATGGTGGTGCCGTCATGGCGATGAAGGGTAAGCAATGTGTAGCCATTGCAGCAGATCGAAGATTCGGTGTACAGGCTCAGATGGTGACCACAGACTTCCAGAAGATCTTTCCCATGGGAGACAGACTCTACATTGGCCTGGCTGGCCTGGCTACTGACGTACAGACAGT TTCCCAGAGGCTCAAGTTCAGATTGAACCTCTATGAGCTGAAGGAGGGGCGTCAGATCAAACCCAAGACATTCATGAGCATGGTCTCCAACCTGCTGTATGAGAGGAG ATTTGGACCATACTACATTGAGCCTGTGATCGCTGGGCTGGACCCCAAGACCTTTGAGCCATTTATCTGCTCGCTGGACCTGATTGGCTGCCCCATGGTGACAGAGGACTTTGTTGTGAGCGGCACTTGCTCAGAGCAGATGTACGGCATGTGTGAATCTCTCTGGGAGCCAGACATG GAACCAGAGGACCTGTTTGAGACCATCTCCCAAGCCATGCTGAATGCAGTGGACAGGGATGCCGTTTCAGGCATGGGTGTCATCGTGCAAGTCAT TGAGAAGGACAAGATCACCACACGTACCCTGAAGGCCAGAATGGATTAA
- the LOC124002916 gene encoding pre-mRNA-splicing factor CWC25 homolog: protein MGGGDLNLKKSWHPQTMKNIERVWKAEQKHEAEAKKIEELQKELREERAREDITRFAQQTGALKKKDDRLDWMYQGPGGQVSRDEYLLGRPIDKQITQQFEEPESGPSEQTGLLPGSIFNPSTPASNLDMAAKIREDPLFDIKKREEEKKREVLTNPVKMKKIKEMLRQNLEKKDKKKKRKKDKKEKREEKERRKEKKHKRRSLSSSSVDEDKIHRHHSKEESKETTYSHSHHRSVPAGYGLQFPAGRHHQSSKPTNHLRHRSQERSRSRSPQRTDWNGHHSSHRTDNHSSHKSENHSSHRTDQFKVPQFQRPKAPPSPQKDRYQRRQSSTTKCLSAEELEKKRREMMDFAKQRDEERESNIRCYKRQDEQEKEREKEKGGKHDRNAGFIHNMKLESASTSSLEDRVKRNIHSIQRTPASLEKNFMRR, encoded by the exons ATGGGAGGAGGTGACCTC AACTTGAAGAAGAGCTGGCATCCCCAGACTATGAAAAACATAGAGCGGGTATGGAAGGCTGAACAGAAGCACGAGGCTGAGGCAAAGAAGATCGAGGAGCTTCAGAAGGAGCTGAGAGAGGAACGAGCTCGAGAAGATATTACCAGATTCGCTCAGCAGACTGGGGCTCTAAA GAAAAAAGATGACCGGTTGGACTGGATGTACCAGGGGCCAGGTGGTCAGGTGTCCCGTGATGAGTACCTGCTGGGCCGCCCCATCGACAAGCAGATCACCCAGCAGTTTGAGGAGCCAGAGAGCGGTCCATCCGAACAAACCGGCCTGCTGCCTGGCTCAATCTTCAACCCCTCCACCCCTGCATCCAACCTCGACATGGCCGCCAAGATCAGAGAGGACCCGTTGTTTGATATCAA GAaacgggaggaggagaagaagagggaggtcTTGACAAACCCAGTGAAAATGAAGAAGATCAAAGAAATG CTGCGTCAGAATCTTGAAAAGAAAGACAAgaaaaagaagaggaagaaggacaagaaggagaaaagggaggagaaagaaaggagaaaggagaagaagcaTAAGAGAAGGAGCTTGAGCTCAAGCTCTGTGGACGAAGACAAAATACACAG GCACCATTCTAAAGAGGAATCCAAAGAAACAACCTACTCACATTCCCACCATCGCAGTGTCCCCGCTGGCTATGGACTACAG TTTCCAGCTGGGAGGCATCATCAGTCTTCAAAGCCCACCAACCACTTAAGGCACCGTTCTCAGGAGAGGAGCCGCTCTCGATCGCCTCAAAGGACAGACTGGAACGGCCATCATTCCTCTCACAGGACAGACAACCACTCCTCTCACAAATCAGAGAACCACTCATCCCACAGGACAGACCAGTTTAAAGTTCCACAGTTCCAGCGCCCCAAAGCCCCCCCCAGCCCACAGAAAGATCGCTACCAAAGGCGTCAGAGCAGTACTACCAA ATGTCTCTCTGCTGAAGAgctggagaagaagaggagggagatgatGGACTTTGCCAAACAGAGAGACGAAGAGCGCGAAAGCAACATTAGATGTTACAAACGACAGGATGAACAGGAGaaggagcgggagaaagagaaaggcggCAAGCATGACCGCAACGCTGGCTTTATCCA TAACATGAAGCTGGAGAGTGCCTCCACCTCTTCCTTGGAGGATCGAGTCAAGAGAAACATCCACTCCATACAGAGGACCCCCGCATCCCTGGAGAAGAATTTCATGAGGAGATGA
- the LOC124003695 gene encoding transcription factor Sp6-like, protein MAHPYEPWLRTAPPGGSSDEMNVPSWWDLHTGPGSWMDLQAGQGVGLQAVGQSSMGLQSSLGPYGSEPQLCSSAQLAQLAPASHSAHSHLYPQDGFKMEPLGGPELLQPESYSLEEPQEGATSVRPKPQRRSASRGSGQSVCRCPNCVHAEQMGQSTDDDRRKHMHNCHIPGCGKAYAKTSHLKAHLRWHSGDRPFVCNWLFCGKRFTRSDELQRHLQTHTGAKKFSCTMCPRVFMRNDHLAKHMRTHESPSGPGEERMYGEGGRMGKSFDTPSPQPSHATASDTEAPLKQPKCEKDPSGTGQSS, encoded by the coding sequence ATGGCCCACCCCTATGAACCCTGGTTACGGACAGCACCCCCTGGGGGCAGCTCAGATGAGATGAACGTTCCCTCATGGTGGGACCTCCACACCGGGCCAGGGAGTTGGATGGACCTGCAGGCGGGCCAGGGTGTGGGCTTACAGGCAGTTGGTCAGAGCTCCATGGGGCTGCAGTCTTCCCTGGGGCCTTACGGCTCCGAGCCCCAGCTGTGTTCTTCTGCTCAGCTAGCCCAGCTCGCCCCAGCCTCACACTCAGCTCACTCTCACCTCTACCCCCAGGATGGCTTCAAGATGGAGCCGCTGGGAGGACCTGAGCTCCTGCAGCCGGAGTCATACTCCCTGGAGGAGCCACAGGAGGGTGCCACCTCGGTCCGGCCCAAGCCCCAGCGCCGCTCTGCCTCCAGGGGCTCAGGCCAGTCTGTGTGCCGGTGCCCCAACTGTGTCCATGCCGAGCAGATGGGCCAGAGCACTGATGACGACCGGAGGAAACACATGCACAACTGCCACATCCCGGGCTGCGGCAAGGCCTACGCCAAGACCTCTCACCTGAAGGCCCACCTGCGCTGGCACAGCGGGGACCGGCCCTTCGTCTGCAACTGGCTCTTCTGCGGCAAGCGCTTCACACGCTCTGACGAACTTCAGCgacacctgcagacacacaccGGTGCCAAGAAGTTCAGCTGCACCATGTGCCCCCGCGTGTTCATGCGCAACGACCACCTGGCCAAGCACATGCGTACGCACGAGTCTCCATCCGgtccaggggaggagaggatgtatGGAGAGGGGGGCCGGATGGGGAAGAGCTTTGACACGCCTTCTCCTCAGCCCTCCCACGCCACTGCATCTGACACAGAGGCACCCCTTAAGCAGCCGAAATGTGAGAAAGACCCCTCTGGGACAGGACAGTCCAGCTAA
- the LOC124003983 gene encoding gamma-crystallin M2-like yields MSTTNMNRGKIVFYEDSNFQGRSYECSSDCSDMGSYLSRCHSCRVESGCWMLYNRNNYMGNQYFMRRAEYPDYMQHFGMSDCIKSCRMIAMHRGNYRMRIYERERENVGGQLHEMMNNCDNVMDHYRMSRCQSCNVMEDHWLMYEQPHFRGRMMYMRPGEYSNFSGGMGMGAMGGLSGMRFMSMRRIMDSWY; encoded by the exons ATGTCCACCACCAACATGAACAGAGGCAAG ATCGTCTTCTACGAGGACAGTAACTTCCAGGGTCGTTCCTATGAGTGCAGCAGTGACTGCAGTGACATGGGCTCCTACCTGAGCAGGTGCCACTCCTGCAGGGTCGAAAGTGGCTGTTGGATGCTGTACAACCGCAACAACTACATGGGAAACCAGTACTTCATGAGGAGGGCCGAGTACCCTGACTACATGCAGCACTTTGGAATGAGTGACTGCATCAAGTCCTGCCGCATGATCGCCATG CACAGAGGAAACTACAGGATGAGGatctacgagagagagagagagaacgtcgGAGGTCAGTTGCACGAGATGATGAACAACTGTGACAACGTCATGGATCATTACCGCATGTCCAGATGCCAGTCCTGCAATGTGATGGAAGACCACTGGCTGATGTACGAGCAGCCCCACTTCAGAGGCAGGATGATGTACATGAGGCCTGGAGAGTACAGCAACTTCAGCGGGGGCATGGGAATGGGAGCCATGGGCGGCTTGAGTGGTATGAGGTTCATGAGCATGAGGCGTATCATGGACTCCTGGTACTAA